A genome region from Deinococcus sp. KNUC1210 includes the following:
- a CDS encoding MFS transporter: protein MTLSTGVLPDPPSSAPLVSPWALSSFWGGSAFHWLLLLLILMPADVVRFVGEAHKGTYLGLLVGVGAILALILPPLIGTLSDKVGKRLAFLRWGVAINVAGLAVMGLASVLLGGAGLTGFWVYTLGYLLVQTGNNVATSPYSALIPDLVPLPLRGRYSGVMGQLQALGQLVGAVLAFGLGQLGLPAAVSYLLIAVVLISSAAITLRQVTEPLLSAQPGQHARWFAGSLGRALAVVAVLGALYLLIDKVAPTFSLYMAFSLPLLVVAAVIVALVMEWRGTVRMQPHPQLATRLMTVFLYQPFLWVFITRMLFSLGQYSVQPFLQFYNADVLKQANPGTATSIMLACIIVGSIVSAIIGGRLSDRIGRKPIIYVAGSAMAAAAVLLLFAPNFVAALLLALAFGLGYGAFVSVDWALGSDAMPSRATYARDMGLWHVAFVAPQLSSAPQGFLLDWGNTRGLTLEIPHLGYFIVFGIAAACFVLGVVLVRNIRGVR, encoded by the coding sequence TGTCGAGCTTCTGGGGAGGCAGCGCGTTTCACTGGCTGCTGCTGCTGCTCATCCTGATGCCCGCCGATGTGGTGCGCTTCGTGGGCGAGGCACACAAGGGCACGTACCTGGGTCTGCTGGTCGGCGTCGGGGCGATTCTGGCGCTCATCCTGCCGCCCCTGATCGGCACGCTCAGCGACAAGGTGGGCAAGCGGCTGGCCTTCCTGCGCTGGGGCGTCGCCATCAATGTGGCAGGTCTGGCGGTGATGGGGCTGGCGTCGGTGCTGCTGGGCGGCGCCGGGCTGACCGGCTTCTGGGTGTATACGCTCGGCTACCTGCTGGTGCAGACGGGCAACAACGTCGCCACCTCGCCCTACAGCGCCCTGATTCCCGATCTGGTGCCGCTTCCTCTGCGCGGGCGCTACAGCGGAGTGATGGGGCAGCTTCAGGCGCTGGGGCAGCTGGTGGGCGCAGTGCTGGCCTTCGGTCTTGGGCAGCTGGGCCTGCCCGCCGCCGTGTCGTATCTGCTGATCGCGGTGGTGTTGATCAGTAGCGCCGCCATCACGCTGCGGCAGGTGACAGAACCGCTGCTGAGCGCGCAACCGGGGCAGCACGCCCGCTGGTTCGCGGGGTCGCTGGGGCGGGCACTGGCAGTGGTCGCGGTGCTGGGCGCACTCTATCTGCTGATCGACAAGGTCGCACCCACGTTCTCGCTGTACATGGCCTTCAGCCTGCCGCTGCTGGTGGTCGCCGCCGTGATCGTGGCGCTGGTGATGGAGTGGCGCGGCACCGTCCGGATGCAGCCGCACCCCCAGCTCGCCACCCGCCTGATGACGGTGTTCCTGTATCAGCCGTTTCTGTGGGTCTTCATCACGCGCATGCTGTTCAGCCTGGGCCAGTACAGCGTGCAGCCGTTTTTGCAGTTCTACAACGCCGACGTGCTGAAGCAGGCAAACCCCGGCACCGCCACCAGCATCATGCTGGCCTGCATCATCGTGGGCAGCATCGTCAGCGCGATTATCGGCGGGCGGCTGAGCGACCGTATCGGGCGCAAACCGATCATCTATGTGGCCGGAAGTGCGATGGCTGCCGCCGCCGTGCTGCTGCTGTTCGCGCCCAATTTCGTGGCGGCGCTGCTGCTGGCGCTGGCCTTCGGGCTGGGCTACGGCGCGTTCGTGAGCGTGGACTGGGCACTGGGGTCCGACGCTATGCCCAGCCGCGCCACGTATGCCCGCGATATGGGGCTCTGGCACGTGGCGTTCGTCGCGCCTCAGCTGTCGAGTGCGCCGCAGGGCTTTCTGCTCGACTGGGGCAATACCCGGGGGCTGACCCTGGAGATTCCCCATCTGGGCTATTTCATCGTGTTCGGCATCGCGGCGGCCTGCTTTGTGCTGGGCGTGGTGCTGGTGCGGAATATACGCGGCGTGAGATAA
- a CDS encoding pyridoxamine 5'-phosphate oxidase family protein: MSDQSLSHDESMQEIGKIIKGVKFAMVTTQNTEGHLHARPLTTQEADFSGEIWFIGSKDSGSVADIKAHDRVNVSYSDTDKGQYVSVSGVAELVEDRAKLEELWSDFYKAYFPQGIEDPNIQLIKVDASGAEFWEGDGKIKSFFHMARAAVTGKTADHQGKNETVKL, translated from the coding sequence ATGAGCGACCAATCTCTGAGCCACGACGAAAGCATGCAGGAAATCGGAAAGATCATCAAAGGCGTGAAGTTTGCGATGGTGACGACCCAGAACACCGAGGGGCATCTGCATGCACGCCCGCTGACGACCCAGGAGGCCGATTTCAGCGGCGAGATCTGGTTCATCGGCAGCAAGGACAGCGGAAGCGTCGCCGATATCAAGGCGCACGACCGCGTGAACGTCAGCTATTCCGACACCGACAAGGGCCAGTACGTCAGCGTGAGCGGCGTGGCGGAACTGGTCGAGGACCGTGCCAAGCTCGAAGAACTGTGGTCGGACTTCTACAAGGCGTACTTTCCGCAGGGCATCGAAGACCCCAACATCCAGCTCATCAAGGTGGATGCGAGCGGGGCCGAGTTCTGGGAGGGTGACGGCAAGATCAAATCGTTCTTCCACATGGCCCGCGCCGCCGTGACCGGCAAGACGGCAGACCATCAGGGCAAGAACGAGACAGTCAAGCTCTGA
- a CDS encoding bifunctional 5,10-methylenetetrahydrofolate dehydrogenase/5,10-methenyltetrahydrofolate cyclohydrolase: protein MDIDSDGPRLLLGKPLADRFTREVRAGIAERGLSPLLVAVVVSDDPATTVYVQSKARQAARLGVRLEVRELGAATTQAGLHAELERLSNDPEVHGIVLELPLAPGLDADLAMLHIAPAKDIEGLTPANLALVAAGREPEALLPPTPRSIRFLLREVLELSGSRIAIIGPGRTVGRPLTWMLNNRGATVTLLNQFTRDMAEVLSGQDAVVVAVGRAGLLDVQHVQPHQVVIDAGINVTDAGVSGDAAPGVAGVVRAITPVPGGVGPLTSALMFQNLLRAIRLQRGEQVE from the coding sequence ATTGACATCGATTCGGATGGTCCGCGCCTGCTGCTGGGCAAGCCGCTGGCCGACCGGTTCACCCGTGAAGTAAGGGCGGGCATCGCTGAGCGCGGCCTGTCGCCGCTGCTGGTGGCGGTGGTCGTGTCCGACGATCCGGCGACCACCGTGTACGTGCAGAGCAAGGCGCGGCAGGCGGCGCGGCTGGGCGTGCGGCTGGAGGTGCGCGAACTGGGCGCGGCGACGACTCAGGCCGGGCTGCATGCCGAGCTGGAGCGGCTGTCGAACGACCCAGAGGTTCATGGCATCGTGCTGGAACTGCCGCTGGCTCCTGGGCTCGACGCCGACCTTGCCATGCTGCACATCGCCCCGGCCAAGGATATCGAGGGTCTGACGCCTGCCAACCTCGCGCTGGTGGCGGCGGGCCGCGAACCGGAAGCGCTGCTGCCGCCCACGCCGCGCAGCATCCGGTTTCTGCTGCGCGAGGTCCTCGAATTGTCGGGCAGCCGTATCGCCATCATCGGACCGGGGCGCACGGTGGGCCGCCCGCTGACCTGGATGCTGAACAACCGGGGCGCGACGGTGACGCTGCTCAACCAGTTCACCCGCGACATGGCAGAGGTGCTGTCGGGGCAGGATGCGGTGGTGGTGGCGGTGGGCCGCGCCGGACTGCTGGACGTGCAGCATGTCCAGCCGCATCAGGTTGTCATCGACGCGGGAATCAACGTAACGGATGCGGGGGTGAGTGGCGACGCCGCGCCGGGGGTCGCGGGTGTGGTGCGGGCCATCACGCCCGTTCCCGGCGGCGTCGGCCCCCTCACCAGCGCTCTGATGTTTCAGAATCTGCTGCGGGCCATTCGTCTGCAACGCGGCGAGCAGGTCGAGTAG
- the purH gene encoding bifunctional phosphoribosylaminoimidazolecarboxamide formyltransferase/IMP cyclohydrolase, protein MKKQALISVSDKAGVVDFARALVERGYTVLSTGGTLGALHAAGVAATAVSDVTGFPEIMDGRVKTLHPSIHGGILARRDPENAGAHLAELAAQGIDPIDLVCVNLYPFRETLASGADHATVIENIDIGGPAMIRAAAKNHASVLVLVDPADYPLALQDAVELKDRQRLAAKAYAHTAAYDAAISAYLGAAEGGSDFPAQTTLELTQLAGESLRYGENPHQSAAVYRLGQQRGPVLDARVLSGKPMSYNNYADTDAAWALVQEFDAPACVCVKHANPCGVAVAPSIRTAWERARDADTLSVFGGIVALNRPVDLETAQATRGTFLEVLIAPEISPEALEWFASKKPDLRVLVAGPSSSSGPEYRPLVGGFLAQDRDSRTWEDLCPEVVSVRQPSETEWADLAFAWRVTKHARSNNVVLARGGTTVGVGAGAVSRIWAAERAVQNAGAGAAGAVLASEAFFPYDDVVRLAASVGVTAVLQPGGAKRDPEIVAAANELNVSMIFTGSRHFRH, encoded by the coding sequence ATGAAGAAACAGGCTCTGATTTCGGTCTCGGACAAGGCAGGCGTGGTGGACTTTGCCCGTGCCCTCGTGGAGCGCGGCTATACCGTGCTGAGCACCGGCGGCACCCTCGGGGCACTGCACGCGGCGGGCGTGGCTGCCACCGCCGTTTCGGACGTGACCGGGTTCCCGGAGATCATGGACGGACGGGTCAAGACGCTGCATCCCAGCATCCACGGCGGCATTCTGGCCCGGCGCGACCCCGAGAACGCGGGCGCACATCTGGCCGAACTGGCGGCGCAGGGCATCGACCCTATCGATCTGGTGTGCGTGAATCTGTATCCCTTCCGCGAGACGCTGGCGAGCGGAGCCGACCACGCCACCGTGATCGAGAACATCGACATCGGCGGCCCGGCCATGATCCGCGCTGCTGCCAAGAACCATGCCAGCGTCCTCGTGCTGGTCGATCCCGCCGATTATCCGCTGGCGCTGCAAGACGCGGTGGAGTTGAAGGACCGTCAGCGGCTCGCGGCCAAGGCCTACGCCCATACCGCTGCCTACGACGCGGCCATCAGCGCGTATCTGGGTGCCGCCGAGGGTGGCTCGGATTTCCCGGCGCAGACGACGCTCGAACTGACCCAGCTCGCGGGCGAGAGTCTGCGCTACGGCGAGAATCCGCATCAGAGCGCCGCTGTGTACCGACTGGGGCAGCAGCGCGGCCCGGTGCTGGATGCGCGGGTGCTGAGCGGCAAGCCCATGAGCTACAACAACTACGCCGATACCGACGCTGCCTGGGCGCTGGTGCAGGAATTCGACGCGCCCGCCTGCGTGTGCGTGAAGCACGCCAATCCCTGTGGCGTGGCGGTGGCCCCCAGCATCCGTACCGCGTGGGAACGCGCCCGCGACGCCGACACCCTCAGCGTGTTCGGCGGCATCGTGGCACTGAACCGGCCCGTCGATCTGGAAACGGCGCAGGCGACACGCGGCACCTTTCTGGAAGTGCTGATCGCTCCCGAGATCAGCCCCGAGGCGCTGGAGTGGTTTGCCAGCAAGAAACCCGATCTGCGGGTGTTGGTGGCGGGGCCGTCCTCTTCGTCCGGCCCGGAATATCGCCCGCTGGTGGGCGGATTTCTGGCGCAGGACCGTGACAGCCGCACCTGGGAAGACCTGTGCCCGGAAGTGGTGAGTGTGCGGCAGCCGAGTGAGACCGAATGGGCTGATCTGGCGTTTGCGTGGCGCGTGACCAAGCATGCCCGCAGTAACAATGTGGTGCTGGCACGTGGCGGCACCACGGTGGGCGTGGGAGCCGGAGCGGTCAGCCGCATCTGGGCTGCCGAACGTGCGGTCCAGAATGCCGGAGCGGGCGCGGCAGGCGCGGTGCTCGCCTCCGAAGCGTTCTTTCCCTACGACGATGTGGTGCGCCTCGCCGCCTCGGTGGGCGTGACAGCGGTGCTGCAACCCGGCGGAGCCAAGCGCGATCCGGAAATCGTGGCCGCCGCCAACGAACTGAACGTCAGCATGATCTTTACCGGGAGCCGTCATTTCAGGCATTGA
- a CDS encoding heme-dependent oxidative N-demethylase subunit alpha family protein, which yields MFQAAQTPYHPYETGRYTVSAGLYRLGSQPIEGRTETHTFSFDQTYPAYIAAKVAARNRALHEYYALAGLTPDLREAGLHFMAHTAAHDSRGVLTWDGQTLSNRALGWAGTLDLKRGTLERLQRCSAPHAHIVQDVTPLDALDFLAMNVQEDVSLLSRRGGSDHLAALHVLLPEKWNPLDKIGRDFVTVHEVVAGSEAMNRSAPKLLDAILSRGPFARFVWGVTASERLDHHPHAPPEPDLSSDPAQWFLRAERQTLHGFPEAGGALFTIRAYIYPLAAHLDTPHRAAALAAGVRSMTPAQLSYKGLTQSVSPLLAWLDARARVDG from the coding sequence ATGTTCCAAGCCGCCCAAACCCCCTATCACCCCTATGAAACCGGGCGCTATACCGTATCGGCAGGCCTGTACCGCCTGGGCAGCCAGCCCATCGAGGGCCGCACCGAAACCCACACATTCAGCTTCGACCAGACCTACCCCGCCTACATCGCCGCGAAGGTCGCCGCCAGAAACCGGGCGCTGCACGAATACTACGCACTGGCCGGCCTGACCCCCGACCTCCGCGAGGCTGGCCTGCACTTCATGGCGCACACGGCAGCGCACGATTCGCGGGGCGTTCTGACCTGGGACGGGCAGACCCTGAGCAACCGGGCGCTCGGCTGGGCGGGCACGCTCGATCTGAAGCGCGGAACGCTGGAACGGCTGCAACGCTGTTCAGCGCCCCACGCCCACATCGTGCAGGACGTGACGCCTCTCGATGCACTGGACTTTCTGGCGATGAACGTGCAGGAAGACGTGTCGCTGCTGAGCAGACGCGGAGGCTCGGACCATCTGGCGGCGCTGCATGTGCTGCTGCCGGAAAAATGGAATCCGCTCGACAAGATCGGGCGCGATTTCGTGACCGTGCATGAAGTGGTGGCAGGCAGCGAAGCGATGAACAGATCAGCGCCGAAACTGCTGGACGCCATCCTTTCACGCGGTCCCTTCGCCCGCTTCGTGTGGGGCGTGACCGCTTCCGAGCGGCTCGACCACCATCCACACGCGCCGCCGGAACCCGACCTCTCCAGCGACCCGGCGCAGTGGTTCCTGCGGGCCGAGCGCCAGACGCTGCACGGATTTCCGGAAGCGGGCGGCGCACTCTTTACCATCCGGGCATACATCTATCCGCTCGCAGCGCACCTCGACACCCCTCACCGTGCGGCGGCACTGGCGGCAGGCGTCCGCTCGATGACCCCCGCACAGCTCAGCTACAAGGGTCTGACGCAGAGTGTGAGCCCGTTGCTGGCATGGCTGGACGCCCGCGCTAGGGTGGACGGATGA
- a CDS encoding ribonuclease yields MKRLLLSLVTLGLCACHSPGQSAAQTSVQTTTVQQHATLSTTDAGSGLAFVALSALPAQAQQTYRLILKGGPFPYRRDGIPFGNREGILPKRQSGTYHEYTVKTPGSSDRGARRIVCAALPECYYTGDHYATFQRIRP; encoded by the coding sequence ATGAAGCGCCTGCTCCTCTCCCTCGTCACGCTCGGCCTGTGCGCCTGTCATTCTCCCGGACAGAGTGCGGCCCAGACCTCTGTCCAGACGACCACCGTTCAGCAGCACGCCACGCTGTCCACCACCGACGCGGGCAGCGGCCTCGCCTTCGTTGCCCTGTCGGCGCTGCCCGCACAGGCCCAGCAGACCTACCGCCTGATTCTGAAGGGCGGCCCGTTTCCCTACCGCAGAGACGGCATTCCGTTCGGGAACCGCGAGGGCATCCTGCCGAAGCGCCAGAGCGGCACCTACCACGAATACACCGTCAAGACGCCCGGCAGCAGCGACCGGGGCGCACGCCGCATCGTCTGTGCCGCCCTGCCGGAGTGCTATTACACCGGCGATCACTACGCGACGTTCCAGAGGATTCGCCCATGA
- a CDS encoding barstar family protein, translated as MTQLSPAPSGFQTAPTDLTALPTDLQTLDLNSIDSKAELMHALARTLHLPAHFGHNWDALYDLLSDPDARTSAALYLTHWGEFQARRPELAGPLRSVLLDAQEALHTAGIPLWLLV; from the coding sequence ATGACCCAGCTCAGCCCCGCACCGAGCGGCTTCCAGACCGCCCCCACCGACCTGACCGCGCTCCCGACCGACCTTCAGACACTCGACCTGAACTCCATCGACAGCAAGGCAGAGCTGATGCACGCTCTTGCCCGAACCCTGCACCTGCCCGCCCACTTCGGACACAACTGGGACGCCCTGTACGACCTGCTCAGCGACCCCGACGCCCGCACATCGGCAGCGCTGTACCTGACCCACTGGGGAGAATTCCAGGCCCGTCGCCCAGAGCTGGCCGGACCCCTCAGAAGCGTCCTGCTCGATGCCCAGGAAGCGCTGCACACCGCCGGGATTCCGCTGTGGTTGCTGGTATGA
- the tsaD gene encoding tRNA (adenosine(37)-N6)-threonylcarbamoyltransferase complex transferase subunit TsaD, which translates to MTARTEQLVLGIDTSCDDTGVGLAVLAADGSVRVQANRVWSQTVHANYGGVMPELASREHVERIDAVMNDALKEAGIRVQDLSAVAATSGPGLVGALLVGLMYGKGLAQGLGIPFYATHHLEGHIYAAASETSLQPPYLALVVSGGHTHLFDVPQAGEYVLVGATRDDAAGEAFDKVARLAGLGYPGGPAVSEAAKRGDPKAVPFKVPLLGQKGYEFSFSGLKTAALLAHRAGAKPEDLAASFQAVAVKSLVQTSVRAARDLGRRTLVVSGGVAANTALREAFAATELQVIFPGKGLNTDNGAMIALAGAAAIRAGRAAHGLEDGATAYAPLANSAG; encoded by the coding sequence ATGACGGCCCGTACAGAGCAGCTCGTGCTGGGCATCGACACGAGCTGCGACGATACCGGCGTCGGACTTGCTGTGCTGGCGGCAGATGGCAGCGTCCGGGTGCAGGCCAACCGCGTCTGGTCACAGACCGTTCATGCGAACTACGGCGGCGTGATGCCGGAACTGGCGAGCCGCGAGCACGTCGAGCGTATCGACGCGGTGATGAATGACGCGCTGAAGGAAGCGGGCATCCGGGTGCAGGACCTCTCGGCAGTGGCGGCGACGTCCGGCCCTGGCCTCGTCGGAGCGCTGCTGGTGGGCCTGATGTACGGCAAGGGACTGGCGCAGGGGCTGGGCATTCCGTTTTACGCCACGCACCACTTGGAAGGCCACATCTACGCCGCTGCCAGCGAAACCAGCCTCCAGCCGCCGTATCTGGCGCTGGTGGTATCGGGCGGTCATACCCACCTCTTCGATGTGCCGCAGGCTGGCGAGTACGTGCTGGTGGGCGCGACCCGCGACGACGCGGCGGGCGAAGCCTTCGACAAGGTGGCGCGGCTGGCGGGGCTGGGCTACCCCGGCGGCCCTGCCGTCAGCGAGGCGGCCAAGAGGGGCGACCCGAAAGCCGTGCCGTTCAAAGTGCCGCTGCTGGGACAGAAGGGCTATGAATTCAGTTTCAGTGGCCTGAAGACAGCGGCGCTGCTGGCCCACCGAGCGGGCGCGAAACCCGAAGACCTCGCCGCCAGTTTTCAGGCGGTGGCGGTCAAGAGTCTGGTGCAGACGAGCGTGCGGGCCGCCCGCGACCTGGGCCGCAGAACGCTGGTGGTGTCGGGCGGCGTGGCAGCAAATACCGCCCTGCGAGAAGCTTTTGCCGCCACTGAACTACAGGTGATCTTCCCCGGCAAGGGCCTGAACACCGACAACGGCGCGATGATCGCCCTGGCAGGCGCGGCGGCGATCCGCGCGGGACGGGCGGCGCATGGGCTGGAAGACGGCGCGACCGCCTATGCACCGCTGGCGAATTCAGCGGGCTGA
- the secA gene encoding preprotein translocase subunit SecA yields the protein MFRVLNKMFDTNQRDVQRIMKSVVQPVNALEEETKKIEDLAAAFTALKVRVQEGGESLDDVIVPAFALIREASRRSIGKRHYDVQLIGGAALNAGRIAEMRTGEGKTLVATLALCLNALSGKGAHLVTVNDYLVRVGAEEMSLLFRTLGLTVGVIQRDMQPAQRKVAYGCDITYVTNSELGFDYLRDNMAQSPDQLVLRADTPLNFAIVDEVDSILIDEARTPLIISGAAEKATDQYYVIAKLVKKLNRGEPAEPGKRDEPTGDYTVEEKSKGVHLTEKGITRLEKLLSIDDLYSQQNMEKAHMITQALRAKDLYQKDTDYIVSPEGEVIIIDEFTGRSMAGRRYGEGLHQAIEAKEGVKIENENQTLATITYQNFFRLYSKFSGMTGTAKTEEKEFLDIYGSDVLVIPTNLPIIRQDADDLIYRSVLGKYMAVVNETKTMHATGRPVLIGTVSIDSSETLSRLLHEAGIPHNVLNAKYEAQEASIVAQAGRSDQVTIATNMAGRGTDIMLGGNAEFMLGERLEAMGHSRYSQNTENFVKSIMRRDGNAQQLATLLPGVTPQFVAEAEAMRDAVEADRKKVQAAGGLHIIGTERHESRRIDNQLRGRAGRQGDPGSSRFYVSFEDELMRLFANDRVVGMMDRLGMDDTQPIEARMVTGAIERAQARVEDRNFSTRKQLLEFDNVMSKQRETVYAQRREVLLGPDSDVEESTEGMILGYVDAQLAEHAPLDADHESWDLEALRGGIGDAIPALESFDWESLISMPAEQAHRKVIGAVADAFDARKDELGPELLNGVSRYVLIQVVDQYWKEHLHGMDVLRQGIGLRGYGQRDPFSEYKFEATNMFNEMIDNLRAEVTKYIFRMQVGGDVAA from the coding sequence ATGTTTCGTGTCCTGAACAAGATGTTCGATACCAACCAGCGCGACGTGCAGCGCATCATGAAATCGGTGGTCCAGCCGGTCAATGCTCTGGAAGAAGAAACCAAGAAGATAGAAGACCTCGCCGCCGCCTTCACGGCTCTGAAAGTCCGCGTGCAGGAGGGCGGCGAGAGCCTGGACGACGTGATCGTTCCGGCCTTCGCCCTGATCCGCGAGGCGAGCCGACGCTCTATCGGCAAACGTCACTACGACGTTCAGCTCATCGGCGGCGCGGCGCTCAACGCGGGCCGTATCGCCGAAATGCGAACCGGCGAGGGCAAGACGCTGGTGGCGACGCTCGCTCTGTGCCTGAACGCGCTGAGTGGCAAGGGCGCACATCTGGTCACGGTCAACGATTATCTGGTGCGGGTGGGCGCGGAGGAAATGAGCCTGCTGTTCCGGACCCTGGGCCTGACGGTGGGCGTGATTCAGCGCGACATGCAGCCCGCCCAGCGCAAGGTGGCCTACGGCTGCGACATCACCTATGTGACGAACAGCGAACTGGGCTTCGACTACCTGCGCGACAACATGGCGCAGTCGCCCGATCAGCTGGTGCTGCGTGCCGACACGCCGCTGAATTTCGCCATCGTCGACGAGGTGGACAGCATTCTGATCGACGAGGCCCGCACGCCACTGATCATCTCGGGCGCTGCCGAGAAGGCCACCGACCAGTATTACGTGATCGCCAAGCTGGTCAAGAAGCTGAACCGGGGCGAACCTGCCGAACCGGGCAAGCGCGACGAGCCGACCGGCGACTACACCGTCGAGGAAAAGAGCAAGGGCGTTCACCTGACCGAGAAGGGCATTACACGCCTGGAAAAACTGCTGTCCATCGACGATCTGTACAGCCAGCAGAACATGGAAAAGGCCCACATGATCACCCAGGCGCTGCGGGCTAAAGACCTGTACCAGAAGGACACCGATTACATCGTGTCGCCGGAAGGGGAAGTCATCATCATCGACGAATTCACCGGGCGCAGCATGGCCGGGCGGCGCTACGGCGAGGGACTGCATCAGGCGATTGAGGCCAAAGAGGGCGTCAAGATCGAGAACGAGAATCAGACGCTCGCCACCATCACGTACCAGAACTTTTTCCGCCTGTACAGCAAGTTTTCGGGCATGACCGGTACCGCCAAGACCGAGGAGAAGGAGTTCCTGGATATCTACGGCTCCGACGTGCTGGTGATTCCCACCAACCTGCCGATTATCCGCCAGGACGCCGACGACCTGATCTACCGCAGCGTGCTGGGCAAGTACATGGCCGTGGTCAATGAAACCAAGACCATGCACGCCACCGGACGCCCGGTGCTGATCGGCACCGTCAGCATCGACAGTTCGGAAACACTCAGCCGACTGCTGCACGAGGCGGGCATTCCGCATAACGTGCTGAACGCCAAATACGAGGCGCAGGAAGCGAGCATCGTGGCGCAGGCGGGCCGCTCCGATCAGGTCACGATTGCCACCAACATGGCCGGACGCGGCACCGACATCATGCTGGGCGGCAACGCCGAATTCATGCTGGGTGAGCGGTTGGAAGCGATGGGGCACTCGCGCTACTCTCAGAACACCGAAAACTTCGTGAAGAGCATCATGCGGCGCGACGGCAACGCTCAGCAACTCGCCACATTGCTGCCGGGCGTGACGCCCCAGTTCGTGGCCGAGGCCGAGGCCATGCGCGACGCCGTCGAAGCCGACCGCAAGAAGGTGCAGGCGGCAGGCGGGCTGCATATCATCGGCACCGAGCGGCACGAATCGCGGCGCATCGACAACCAGCTGCGCGGACGTGCCGGACGACAGGGCGACCCCGGCAGCAGCCGGTTTTACGTGTCGTTTGAAGACGAGCTGATGCGCCTGTTCGCCAATGACCGCGTGGTGGGCATGATGGACCGGCTCGGCATGGACGACACCCAGCCCATCGAGGCCCGCATGGTGACGGGAGCCATCGAACGCGCACAGGCCCGCGTGGAAGACCGCAACTTCTCGACCCGCAAACAGCTGCTGGAATTCGACAACGTGATGAGCAAGCAGCGCGAAACGGTCTACGCCCAGCGCCGCGAGGTGTTGCTGGGGCCAGACAGCGACGTGGAAGAGAGCACCGAGGGCATGATCTTGGGCTACGTGGACGCGCAACTGGCCGAACACGCTCCGCTGGACGCCGACCACGAGAGCTGGGATCTGGAAGCGCTCCGGGGCGGCATCGGAGACGCGATTCCGGCGCTGGAGAGCTTCGACTGGGAAAGCCTGATCTCGATGCCCGCCGAGCAGGCACACCGCAAGGTGATCGGGGCCGTGGCCGACGCCTTCGACGCCCGCAAGGACGAACTGGGGCCGGAACTGCTGAACGGCGTTAGCCGCTACGTGCTGATTCAGGTGGTCGATCAGTACTGGAAGGAGCACCTGCACGGCATGGACGTGCTGCGGCAGGGCATCGGGCTGCGCGGGTACGGCCAGCGCGACCCCTTCTCCGAGTACAAGTTCGAGGCCACCAACATGTTCAACGAGATGATCGACAATCTGCGGGCCGAGGTCACAAAGTACATCTTCCGTATGCAGGTCGGCGGCGACGTGGCAGCCTGA